The nucleotide window CAGGATTTTGGCAACAGCCACTACATTAGCGTATTGCCCCTGTTCGCCCGCCGGCTTTGCAGCAACTACATCCTCTATTTGAACGAGGTTACGACCAATGTTTCTATAAAAAGCGTTGTAAAAATCATTGGTGTTGCCAGGGCTGAAAAGACCTGTAGGAGAAGAGCCTGGTGAAGCTACCCCAAACTGCATCCACTGCATCTGGTAGGTATAGGCATCATAGAACCAGTCAACGTCACGGTCTACAATGCTTTTAACAGATTGTGTGATCAATAGTTCCGGTGGTACGTTATCACTGATCACCGGGCTTTTGTTGATATCCTCAAAGTTTTTGGTACAGGAGCTGAGCATCATACCAGCTACGGCAACGCCTATACTCCATTTATTAATAGCTTTCATGTTCAATTTTTTGTTAAACGGTTATTAGAATCCTACCTGTACTGTCAGACCCATGTTACGAACAAACGGAACGGCACCATATTCGGAGAAAGCAGATGTTTTGTTGTTACGAACTGCTTCCGGGTTGATGTGGTCCGGCAGGTTGTTGAACAGGTAACCCAGGTTACGGCCTACCAGTGATACGCGGAGGCTGTTGAGTCTCCAGCGTTGTATCATTTCGGTAGGGAGGGAATAGCCGAGGGAAACTTCGCGCAGTGCTACGTAAGAAGCGTCAAATACGGAAGCCTCACGGATACCGATGCCCCAGTCGCCGACCATACCATAGTATTGGAATGGTGTGAGCGGGCTTACATAACCTTTTTCATAAGCCTGTTGGTAAGTCATACCATCCAGCGTAATGTTCTGACCGTCTTTGGAGATAGTAGTACCTTTCTGGAATACGGCATCGGGGATCATACCATCATTGCGGGTTACGCCGGAAGCATCTTTGAAGGTAATACCACCGTGTTCAGTGTCGCGGCCATACATGGTGTTGGCAGTAGTACCTCTACCTGTACCGTACTGGTGAGAAGCAGAGAAGAAGTCACCACCGATACGTGCCTGGATCAGGACGCCGAGGCTCCAGTTTTTGTAGTTGAAAGTATTCTGCAGACCCAGGTTGAAGTCGGGCATAATGTTACCTACTACAGCTTTTCCGCGTACATATTGGTAAGGGAAATCACTACCTCCTAAAGAAATGATCGGTTTACCATTGGCATCACGGGTATAACCATAGTCAGTTATCAGGTTACCGTAGCTACCACCTACTGAAGCGATAGCCTTAACACCCTGGTCTTCGTTGAGCTCCAGCTTGTCTACGCCAGGAGCGAGTTCTATGATTTTGTTTTTGTTGCGGCTACCATTGAGGGTAACATCCCAGGTGAAGTTTTTCTGCTGGATAGGTGTACCGTTGATAGACAGCTCTATACCTCTGTTAACCATGCTACCAGCGTTGATCCAACCGGAGAGAACACCGGATTCAATAGGCATCGGCAGATTAATGATCTGGTTGGTAATGTTGGTACGGTACCAGGCAAAGTCAAAGCCCAGACGATTATTAAAGAAACGAACATTAGCACCCAGTTCCCAGCTTTTTGAGAGGGAAGGTTTCAGGTTCATGTTCGGCAGGATATTCGAGTTATAGATATTTACCAGCGGTAAGTCTTTACCGGAGGAGGCACCCTGATACAGTTCGGTAGTATAATAGCCGGTATTGATCGAATACGGATCGAGGTCACCACCTACCATCGCATAAGAAGCGCGCAGTTTACCATAGCTGATCCATTCAGGCAGGGTATTTTTCAATGTATGGGTGAATTCCCACGCAGCACTTACTGAAGGATAGAAGTAAGAGTTATTAGTATGTCCCTTGCTACCTTTAGGATAAGTCAGCGCGGAAGACCAGTCGTTACGGCCGGTCACATCCAGGAACAATTCGTTGTTATAAGCGAGGCTGGCCGCGAAGAATACAGAATTGATCACTTTACGCAGCAGCGGGTCATTCTTTACAATCGGAGCGGTGATACTGTTGCTGATATCATACAGGAAAGGAATACGCAGCCCACTGGTAGTATAGTTATTATACTGTTTACCGATACCGCTGTTCCAGGTTTCCGCACCCAGGTTCAGGTTACCCTCAAATTTTTTGCCCAGTTTAGGTGTGATCATCGCCATACCAGTGAAGGTATATTGTGATTTGTTAACACCGGCAACAGAATAAAAACCATCGGAACCTTTAAAGAAAGCACCAGTACCTACTTCTTTACGTTCGTCAGTAGACTGTTCGCTGCTGAAGTTGGCTTTACCTACGAATTTCAGCCAGTCGGTAGCTACTGCAGTGAGGGAGAAGTTACCAGTGATGAGAGATTCTTTACGGGTCCAGCTGTTGTAAGCCTGTTGATAAAAATAGTCAGCGCCCGGATTGGTGCTCAGGTTAGCCCTGCCACCATTGGGTCCGAGATAGTTTTCCGGTTTGCTCCAGATGGAAGGATCGTAGTTACGTGGGAACACATATACCCATTTACGACCGATGTTATAGCTGGTGTAGTCACCACCCTGACGGTCGGGGTTGAGTGTTTTGGAAGTAGCATAGGTTACACCCGCATCAGCACTCAGCACTTTGGAGATCTGGGAAGATCCGCGGAAAGCGAAGGTGTTTCTGCCAAAGCTGTTGTTGGGAGAAACGCTGTTATTGTCCAGGTGGGAGTAAGACAGACGGAAAGTTCCTTTGTCGTTACCACCTTCCATGGACACGTTGGTATTAAAGTATTTACCAGTCTGGTAAAGATCTTTAGCGTTGTTGGGTTTAGCAGTATATGGTACTTTCATGCCGTTGGCCAGTTCTACCATGCTACCGTCCATTTTGGAACCGAAGCTGTAACCACCTACGTTGTTGGCATAAACACCATCAGTACCCTGACCGTAAGAATTCTGCAGGTCGATAGCACCGCGGTATACTTTTTCGATCTGGGCAGTCTGGCTAACGGTAACGCCTATACCTTTTCTTGCATTACCTTTTTTGGTGGTAATGAGGATGGCGCCGTTGATAGCGCGGGAGCCGTACAATGCTGTAGCAGCAGCACCTTTCAGCACTGTTACAGATTCGTAGTCGTCGGGGTTGAGGTTTTTCAGTACGTTACCGAAGTTAACGTCTGCGGCACTCTCGTCATTTTCGAAGATCACACCATCTACGATGAAGATAGGCTGGTCTTTACCATTCAGTGATTTAGCACCACGCAGTATGATACGGGGAGCAGCAGCAGGACCACCGGCAGCAGCGGAGATGTCCAGACCGGCTACCTTACCCTGCAATGCAGATACCGGGTTGATGGAGTTGGTTTTAGCCACATCCGCACCCTTCAGTTCTGTTACCGCATAACCCAGCTTACGCTGTTCACGCTTCATGCCCATAGCGGTAACCACTACTTCGTTCAGATTTTTGTTGTCTTCTTTCAGAACAACTGTTAAGGTGGTTTGTCCGTTTACAGGTACTTCCTGATTGATAAAACCGATATAAGACAGTACCAGTGTAGCATTAGGAGCTACCTGTACTTTAAAGGTACCATCAGCACCGGACATGCTGCCGTTGGCAGTTCCTTTTTCTTTTACCGTAACACCTGGCAAAGGCGTTCCCTTTTCATCTTTTACGGTTCCCGTAACAGCTTTCCTATCCTGCGCCCATGCGGCGATGCAGCAGCATAAGAAAAGCAACGTGGTGAGAAGAAATGATCTTCGCATAGCTTCCTTAGGTTTAATTTATAACTAGTGATCAGTCACATGATAAAAAATGCACGGCAAGGCCTTTACCGAAGCATCGCTGCAAGAGGCAGCCAGAGGCAGGCAAGACATAGTTTCCGTTCCCGTAATAAATCATGGAATTACTCCACTGACAATTTCATTGTTCACTGTTCTGCTTTGCTACAGTAGTAAAACGTTTTAGCAAATCACTATAAAAAAAACCTGTCCGGCCTCACATTCTCTTTTCATTTTCACCAACAAGTTTTCTCAACAGAAATAATGGTTTCAAACTTAGGTATAATTATGAGAAGTGCAAAAAAGATTTAACAATTTTTTGATGTTTGGTTAACAACTCGTTAAAAGTATTAAAATAATATAGCTCACGAAGAAAATACTATCAGTATCCGAAATCATCAAAAGAGAATGAGATTTCAGGACATCATCCCTCAAAAAACAGAAGGGTAGTAAACGCAACGATAGGACGATATGAAAAGGCAAGGCCGGAAAATGTTTGATGTATTGAAAGCCCGTCTGATTGAGTCAGACGGGCTTTCCCATCAAAAGGGACTTATTTGTTCACCGCCTCCAGTGCGAGCCTGGCTGCAGTTTCATCGAAGGACTCTTTATAACTGTCCAGAAATCCTTTAGCGGCTGCATGAGCCTGCGGATCCTGGCTCAGCGCCTCCAGGAATGCTTTTTTACGAAGAGAGATCTTTACCGGCACCTGGTCTTTCACCAGATAATAGGTATATTCTTTTTTATATTCATCATAGTTTTTGCCGGACTGCACCATTCCTTTATCTACAAAGTCAGCCTGTTTGAAAACGACCTTCACATCCCGTACCAGCCGGTATTTGCCACCAGCCAGCTGCTCCACAAACCGGGGCGTACCATTCAGGTTCACCGCTACAAAAGCTGTTTCCGCATCTCCTTTTTTAAGATGGAAAGCCTGTATGTCTTTGGTTTCCGGTGCATAGGCTTTGCCGTCGCCACCTTTTACGATCAGCATGTTTTTCTCCAGGTCTATATTGGCATCATATACTATAGAGCGACCTACCCTTTTATGTTCCAAAGAGTCGAGCCACATACGACCCCAGTCAGCGTACAGATAAGGAGTGCCAACCGTATTTTCTTTCGGGTGGAATGTGAGTGCGGTTGCAAATCTTACTCCCAGGTTGTTGTCGATACTATTCCGGGCACTAACGGTCTGTGCGAGGCCGGTAGAATCCTGTGCCTGCAGCGAAAGACCTGCTAACAGGGTAATGGTTGAAAGAACGATGTTTTTTTTCATGGCATTGATTATGGTTTGATAATTCTTGTCTTATGGCTTGTCCCACCATATCGGCGTTGTAAACAGGTCCGGGCCTTGTGCTGCGTTGGCTGCGTTCACATTATTCCTGTTTACATCATATTCATTCCGTGGGTAACGTAAACGGCGCGGTATCTGGCCATTGGTTTCGTTATTTTTATAGTTGACCGGCGTCAGTACAGGGAATCCGCTGCGGCGCCAGTTAGCATAGGTTTCATAATCATTCAGAAAAGTTGTAATGTAATACTGGGTATTGATGGCTTCGAGCTGACTGTTTAACGGCCCCGACAATGCTGCAGCCTGGGCTGTCGCATAAATGGTGGCCGCAGCATCATTATACACAATGGAAGGAGAATACAAAGTCCATTGCCAGATACCGGATTTCACACCGGTGGTAAAAAACTGCACCGGATCACCAGCAATCCAGCCTCTGGCCGCGGCTTCCGCCAGCATCAACTGTAC belongs to Chitinophaga sp. HK235 and includes:
- a CDS encoding SusC/RagA family TonB-linked outer membrane protein, with translation MRRSFLLTTLLFLCCCIAAWAQDRKAVTGTVKDEKGTPLPGVTVKEKGTANGSMSGADGTFKVQVAPNATLVLSYIGFINQEVPVNGQTTLTVVLKEDNKNLNEVVVTAMGMKREQRKLGYAVTELKGADVAKTNSINPVSALQGKVAGLDISAAAGGPAAAPRIILRGAKSLNGKDQPIFIVDGVIFENDESAADVNFGNVLKNLNPDDYESVTVLKGAAATALYGSRAINGAILITTKKGNARKGIGVTVSQTAQIEKVYRGAIDLQNSYGQGTDGVYANNVGGYSFGSKMDGSMVELANGMKVPYTAKPNNAKDLYQTGKYFNTNVSMEGGNDKGTFRLSYSHLDNNSVSPNNSFGRNTFAFRGSSQISKVLSADAGVTYATSKTLNPDRQGGDYTSYNIGRKWVYVFPRNYDPSIWSKPENYLGPNGGRANLSTNPGADYFYQQAYNSWTRKESLITGNFSLTAVATDWLKFVGKANFSSEQSTDERKEVGTGAFFKGSDGFYSVAGVNKSQYTFTGMAMITPKLGKKFEGNLNLGAETWNSGIGKQYNNYTTSGLRIPFLYDISNSITAPIVKNDPLLRKVINSVFFAASLAYNNELFLDVTGRNDWSSALTYPKGSKGHTNNSYFYPSVSAAWEFTHTLKNTLPEWISYGKLRASYAMVGGDLDPYSINTGYYTTELYQGASSGKDLPLVNIYNSNILPNMNLKPSLSKSWELGANVRFFNNRLGFDFAWYRTNITNQIINLPMPIESGVLSGWINAGSMVNRGIELSINGTPIQQKNFTWDVTLNGSRNKNKIIELAPGVDKLELNEDQGVKAIASVGGSYGNLITDYGYTRDANGKPIISLGGSDFPYQYVRGKAVVGNIMPDFNLGLQNTFNYKNWSLGVLIQARIGGDFFSASHQYGTGRGTTANTMYGRDTEHGGITFKDASGVTRNDGMIPDAVFQKGTTISKDGQNITLDGMTYQQAYEKGYVSPLTPFQYYGMVGDWGIGIREASVFDASYVALREVSLGYSLPTEMIQRWRLNSLRVSLVGRNLGYLFNNLPDHINPEAVRNNKTSAFSEYGAVPFVRNMGLTVQVGF